One window of Hydractinia symbiolongicarpus strain clone_291-10 chromosome 3, HSymV2.1, whole genome shotgun sequence genomic DNA carries:
- the LOC130635986 gene encoding PI-PLC X domain-containing protein 2-like isoform X1, giving the protein MTCQVADEATDLIQHEEQTIDLSNWMTNLHDDLTHVPVNQLAIPGSHDSGAFWLDPHSPVCPDEPSTIRNLVKVFGSCAKHIVIKWSTTQKLVISEQLEHGIRYFDMRNGYLSSEDDVFFVHGVYGHKIDDLLRAVQVFLKTHPKEVVVVDFNHFYSMTDAIHSRLAKSILSIFDGMIFPANSNGIRFTLHDMREVGKQVVIVYDNSTVCQKYTEFWPSTAIFSPWPNTCSVTKLIDSLHKRFDTLRADSFNIFQAILTPQTSTIAAHVFSSLEKSLAKKCDKAVAEWLANVYTSKQLGVNIVICDFISLDFCSLDIIRLNDLLINDKK; this is encoded by the exons ATGACTTGCCAAGTTGCTGACGAAGCAACTGACTTGATACAACATGAAGAACAAACAATCGATCTGTCAAACTGGATGACAAATCTGCATGATGACTTGACACACGTCCCTGTCAATCAATTAGCCATTCCTGGATCACATGACTCGGGGGCGTTTTGGCTAGATCCTCATTCTCCTGTGTGTCCAG ACGAACCTTCCACAATTCGAAATTTGGTCAAAGTGTTCGGGAGTTGTGCGAAACATATTGTCATAAAATGGAGTACCACACAAAAACTGGTCATATCAGAGCAGCTGGAACACGGAATTAGATACTTTGACATGCGCAATGGATACTTGTCATCAGAGGATGACGTCTTTTTCGTGCACGGTGTATATGGACATAAGATTGATGACTTGTTACGCGCAGTACAAGTGTTCCTGAAGACACACCCTAAAGAAGTTGTTGTAGTGGATTTCAATCATTTTTATAGTATGACAGACGCGATTCATTCAAGGTTGGCAAAATCCATCTTGAGTATTTTTGACGGGATGATCTTTCCTGCTAACAGTAATGGAATCCGATTCACTCTGCACGATATGCGCGAAGTTGGAAAACAAGTTGTGATCGTATACGATAACTCCACAGTGTGCCAAAAATACACTGAATTTTGGCCAAGTACTGCAATTTTTTCCCCATGGCCGAACACTTGCTCAGTCACAAAGCTTATTGATTCATTGCACAAAAGATTCGATACGTTGAGAGCGGATTCATTTAACATTTTCCAAGCCATACTAACGCCACAGACAAGCACGATCGCTGCTCACGTGTTCAGCTCGCTTGAGAAGTCTTTAGCGAAAAAATGCGACAAAGCCGTCGCGGAATGGTTGGCTAATGTCTATACATCAAAACAACTCGGGGTGAATATTGTGATATGTGATTTTATTTCGTTAGACTTTTGCAGTCTTGATATCATCAGATTGAATGATCTTTtgataaatgacaaaaaataa
- the LOC130635984 gene encoding uncharacterized protein LOC130635984: MGSPPRKKLKDGAVPTLFNFTKQPEKRKRTEKRIEDRQKRQLIDSMLETEASDTTQPENKQEMGTQTETNGVDKAVNAVKCTKTRGVQCQSSLYVSHEKVGIQVAPIKVKIPTPKKKKDKCCNTDFSFSPDVEVSMSVIEEFSEYEEEAISNNEKSQDESFNLENLSDSENDNDFDADIPDLNGTCFIVFWSCLLPLLRFCFTCFKPAELNKIAVKGTQLIVHLLCSDHHAHQWSSQPLVSKRPWGNLLLSSAILISGNTYQRVKEMMQIAKIHFLSKTTFYEIQKKYIFQAIHKIYSTHRELRFQSYLESNEALDLAGDGRCDSPGYSAKYGTYTLLNSKSNEIVDFHVVHVGQVGNSSRMEKQGLIVVLNRLLENQLSIEGIATDRHVQIRKYMREERKDIKHHFDVWHMGKNIKRKLVKCAKKTTAKDLLPWVKAVINHFWWCCASCNGNVVELREKWLSLLCHVKNKHKWESNKIYHKCEHSKLSKLEQRSKKWLMEGTPAYKALESVVRAKSLLRDLKYFVEFKHTGNLEVYHSLYNKYCPKRLHFSFAGMIARSQLAVLDFNAGASSSHAQTSSGEHRYKQQYSRITDSWVIKKVYTEKQRSYVEDIVSEVKYLVTTKEGYAAPKVADVPNYIAPREKPDKKEAIENMKTRFTL, translated from the exons ATGGGTTCTCCACCGCGGAAGAAATTAAAAGATGGTGCTGTTCCGACCTTgtttaattttacaaaacagCCTGAGAAACgtaaaagaacagaaaaaagaaTCGAAGACCGTCAGAAACGACAG CTAATTGATTCTATGCTGGAAACAGAAGCAAGTGATACTACACAAcctgaaaataaacaagaaatggGAACCCAGACTGAAACAAATGGCGTTGATAAAGCTGTCAATGCTGTCAAGTGCACTAAGACACGCGGCGTTCAATGTCAATCATCACTGTATGTGAGTCATGAAAAGGTTGGAATCCAAGTTGCTCCAATAAAAGTGAAGATTCCAACACCAAAAAAAAAGAAGGACAAATGTTGTAATACCGATTTTTCTTTCTCGCCCGATGTAGAAGTATCGATGTCTGTCATAGAAGAATTTTCAGAATACGAGGAAGAAGCAATTAGTAATAATGAGAAAAGTCAAGACGAATCGTTCAATTTGGAAAATCTGTCAGATAGTGAGAATGATAACGACTTCGATGCGGACATCCCCGACCTAAACGGCACGTGTTTTATCGTTTTTTGGTCTTGTCTTCTACCTCTGCTACGATTTTGTTTCACCTGTTTTAAGCCAGCTGAACTGAATAAAATTGCAGTTAAAGGGACTCAACTAATCGTACATTTGTTGTGCAGTGACCATCATGCTCACCAATGGTCATCGCAACCACTGGTGAGTAAGCGACCGTGGGGAAATTTATTGCTTTCCTCAGCCATTTTAATTTCCGGTAACACATACCAACGCGTTAAAGAAATGATGCAAAtcgcaaaaatacattttttgtccAAAACCACCTTTtacgaaatacaaaaaaagtacatattcCAAGcgattcacaaaatatattcCACTCATCGAGAATTGCGATTTCAGTCTTACCTAGAAAGCAATGAGGCACTAGACTTAGCAGGCGATGGCAGGTGTGATTCACCAGGTTACAGTGCAAAGTACGGAACTTACACGTTACTTAATTCAAAATCAAATGAAATAGTTGACTTTCATGTAGTTCATGTCGGCCAAGTTGGGAATTCGTCGCGTATGGAAAAACAAGGGTTGATTGTTGTTCTTAATCGTTTGTTAGAAAATCAACTGTCAATTGAAGGCATTGCAACTGACAGGCACGTTCAAATCCGGAAGTACATGCGAGAAGAACGGAAGGATATTAAGCACCATTTTGACGTATGGCATATggggaaaaacattaaaagaaagtTGGTCAAATGTGCCAAGAAAACAACTGCTAAAGATTTACTTCCTTGGGTAAAAGCTGTCATAAATCATTTCTGGTGGTGTTGCGCCTCTTGTAATGGTAACGTGGTGGAGTTACGGGAGAAATGGCTGAGTTTGTTGTGTCATGTaaagaacaaacacaaatgggAAAGCAACAAAATATATCACAAATGTGAACACTCTAAACTCTCTAAATTAGAACAGCGATCAAAAAAATGGTTGATGGAAGGAACGCCTGCTTATAAAGCCCTTGAATCTGTAGTTCGGGCTAAGTCTTTGTTGCGTGATTTAAAGTACTTCGTCGAGTTCAAACACACAGGAAATTTGGAAGTTTACCACTCACTCTACAACAAATATTGCCCAAAGAGGTTACACTTTAGCTTTGCAGGAATGATTGCTAGGTCACAACTCGCCGTTCTTGACTTTAATGCTGGAGCTAGCTCCTCCCACGCACAAACATCGTCTGGAGAGCATCGCTATAAGCAACAATACTCGAGGATTACAGACTCCTGGGTTATCAAAAAAGTTTACACGGAAAAGCAAAGGTCGTACGTAGAGGATATTGTAAGTGAAGTTAAGTATTTGGTTACAACTAAAGAAGGGTACGCAGCTCCCAAAGTCGCCGATGTTCCAAATTATATAGCGCCAAGAGAGAAACCAGATAAAAAAGAAG
- the LOC130635985 gene encoding FMR1-interacting protein NUFIP1-like isoform X1, with product MWQAPYSSNQQQYGYNYQPIQLPQNNFPYQGQNSYNIQNVWQNQQHHRENWYNVSPNNQNNFGFHSGYLQQQQQQQRHNPYNNYPKKHSFNSQKQIDKPHESVRCEPCERDFSTRTALDAHQKMHVKCEENGCSFTASSKAVKLHFIQTHAEGKFRISLQTPEEIAKWREERKRNWPTVENVSRKKAKQMEDERNGILIRTKEFVYTDREHKGRGRGRHRGGIRERSRGRGGYRTGKKFNNVDVNNKKNNSDISDTNVTDVVNSVASTDVSKDALDSGKTTSGLSLLQLYDVDELSDDEGVVSKEDFSNVHPSLTETSTKMDVPSHIIQNLENVKKEMEDGELESEEESIKVKSFEKYNNKSHVSNEPTNCKQLHKAKTDRSNAKNKKGRNNKQSEVKKNTKVSLLEMLLAKEIRHERNVVLQCIRYIVKGNFFQS from the exons atgTGGCAAGCACCTTATTCATCGAACCAACAACAGTATGGCTACAACTACCAACCAATACAGCTACCACAAAATAATTTCCCTTACCAGGGACAAAATAGCTATAATATTCAAAACGTTTGGCAAAATCAGCAGCATCACCGAGAAAATTGGTACAATGTTAGTCCGAATAACCAAAATAACTTTGGTTTCCACTCTGGTTATCtacaacaacagcagcagcaaCAAAGGCATAACCCATACAACAATTATCCAAAAAAGCATTCCTTTAACAGTCAAAAACAAATAGATAAACCG cacGAGTCTGTTCGATGCGAACCATGTGAACGTGATTTCAGCACAAGAACAGCTTTGGACGCTCACCAGAAAATGCATGTTAAG tgtgAAGAAAATGGGTGCTCGTTTACAGCATCCAGTAAAGCAGTTAAACTACATTTTATCCAG aCACATGCAGAAGGCAAGTTTCGCATATCTTTACAAACGCCCGAGGAAATTGCAAAATGGAGGGAAGAGCGAAAACG AAACTGGCCTACAGTGGAAAACGTCTCCAGAAAGAAAGCGAAGCAGATGGAAGATGAACGTAACGGAATTCTAATTCGAACTAAGGAATTtgt GTATACAGATCGTGAACATAAAGGAAGAGGGCGTGGCCGCCACCGGGGCGGTATTCGTGAAAGGAGTAGAGGAAGAGGTGGTTACCGAACTGGCAAAAAGTTTAATAATGTTGATGTgaacaacaagaaaaataacaGTGATATTTCTGACACGAATGTTACTGATGTTGTTAACAGCGTTGCGTCGACAGATGTGTCCAAAGATGCATTGGATTCTGGGAAAACTACTTCTGGTTTAAGTCTTTTGCAATTATACGACGTTGATGAGTTGTCTGACGATGAAG GTGTCGTAAGTAAGGAAGACTTTTCAAATGTTCATCCATCACTTACAGAAACCTCTACAAAGATGGACGTTCCAAGTCACATAATCCAGAATCTTGAAAACGTGAAAAAAGAAATGGAGGATGGCGAACTTGAAAGCGAGGAAGAAAGTATAAAGGTCAAATCTTTCGAGAAATATAACAATAAAAGTCATGTTTCAAACGAACCCACAAATTGTAAACAATTACACAAGGCGAAGACTGACAGGAGTaatgctaaaaacaaaaag GGGAGAAATAACAAGCAGTCAGAAGTaaagaaaaacacaaaagtATCGCTTTTGGAAATG TTACTCGCAAAAGAAATACGTCATGAACGAAATGTTGTGTTACAATGTATACGTTACATCGTGAAGGGGAATTTTTTTCAGAGCTGA
- the LOC130635985 gene encoding FMR1-interacting protein NUFIP1-like isoform X2 — MWQAPYSSNQQQYGYNYQPIQLPQNNFPYQGQNSYNIQNVWQNQQHHRENWYNVSPNNQNNFGFHSGYLQQQQQQQRHNPYNNYPKKHSFNSQKQIDKPHESVRCEPCERDFSTRTALDAHQKMHVKCEENGCSFTASSKAVKLHFIQTHAEGKFRISLQTPEEIAKWREERKRNWPTVENVSRKKAKQMEDERNGILIRTKEFVYTDREHKGRGRGRHRGGIRERSRGRGGYRTGKKFNNVDVNNKKNNSDISDTNVTDVVNSVASTDVSKDALDSGKTTSGLSLLQLYDVDELSDDEETSTKMDVPSHIIQNLENVKKEMEDGELESEEESIKVKSFEKYNNKSHVSNEPTNCKQLHKAKTDRSNAKNKKGRNNKQSEVKKNTKVSLLEMLLAKEIRHERNVVLQCIRYIVKGNFFQS, encoded by the exons atgTGGCAAGCACCTTATTCATCGAACCAACAACAGTATGGCTACAACTACCAACCAATACAGCTACCACAAAATAATTTCCCTTACCAGGGACAAAATAGCTATAATATTCAAAACGTTTGGCAAAATCAGCAGCATCACCGAGAAAATTGGTACAATGTTAGTCCGAATAACCAAAATAACTTTGGTTTCCACTCTGGTTATCtacaacaacagcagcagcaaCAAAGGCATAACCCATACAACAATTATCCAAAAAAGCATTCCTTTAACAGTCAAAAACAAATAGATAAACCG cacGAGTCTGTTCGATGCGAACCATGTGAACGTGATTTCAGCACAAGAACAGCTTTGGACGCTCACCAGAAAATGCATGTTAAG tgtgAAGAAAATGGGTGCTCGTTTACAGCATCCAGTAAAGCAGTTAAACTACATTTTATCCAG aCACATGCAGAAGGCAAGTTTCGCATATCTTTACAAACGCCCGAGGAAATTGCAAAATGGAGGGAAGAGCGAAAACG AAACTGGCCTACAGTGGAAAACGTCTCCAGAAAGAAAGCGAAGCAGATGGAAGATGAACGTAACGGAATTCTAATTCGAACTAAGGAATTtgt GTATACAGATCGTGAACATAAAGGAAGAGGGCGTGGCCGCCACCGGGGCGGTATTCGTGAAAGGAGTAGAGGAAGAGGTGGTTACCGAACTGGCAAAAAGTTTAATAATGTTGATGTgaacaacaagaaaaataacaGTGATATTTCTGACACGAATGTTACTGATGTTGTTAACAGCGTTGCGTCGACAGATGTGTCCAAAGATGCATTGGATTCTGGGAAAACTACTTCTGGTTTAAGTCTTTTGCAATTATACGACGTTGATGAGTTGTCTGACGATGAAG AAACCTCTACAAAGATGGACGTTCCAAGTCACATAATCCAGAATCTTGAAAACGTGAAAAAAGAAATGGAGGATGGCGAACTTGAAAGCGAGGAAGAAAGTATAAAGGTCAAATCTTTCGAGAAATATAACAATAAAAGTCATGTTTCAAACGAACCCACAAATTGTAAACAATTACACAAGGCGAAGACTGACAGGAGTaatgctaaaaacaaaaag GGGAGAAATAACAAGCAGTCAGAAGTaaagaaaaacacaaaagtATCGCTTTTGGAAATG TTACTCGCAAAAGAAATACGTCATGAACGAAATGTTGTGTTACAATGTATACGTTACATCGTGAAGGGGAATTTTTTTCAGAGCTGA
- the LOC130635989 gene encoding uncharacterized protein LOC130635989 isoform X2: MEEFPSMILNDDCSEYWYLDHEPNCFKNHCFKSPQKMESDGVLQLYQRLIENFGVRYNLFIGDGDVVLMQMWTEKGRMEHPFSLKKKNVLTTLRKEWVRICESWSRI; encoded by the exons ATGGAAGAGTTTCCATCAATGATATTAAATGATGATTGTTCAGAAT ATTGGTACCTTGATCACGAACCGAATTGTTTCAAAAATCATTGTTTTAAAAGTCCACAG aaaatggaATCGGATGGTGTACTGCAACTGTACCAACGTTTAATTGAAAACTTCGGTGTCCGATACAATCTGTTTATTGGGGATGGAGATGTAGTGCTTATGCAAATGTGGACAGAGAAAGGCCGTATGGAGCATCCTTTTTcgttaaaaaagaagaatgtgTTAACCACGTTAAGAAAAGAATGGGTACGAATTTGCGAAAGCTGGTCAAGGATATGA
- the LOC130635989 gene encoding uncharacterized protein LOC130635989 isoform X1 — protein MEEFPSMILNDDCSEYWYLDHEPNCFKNHCFKSPQVLFITFYCIHHSYSVSSFLINYIFFQKMESDGVLQLYQRLIENFGVRYNLFIGDGDVVLMQMWTEKGRMEHPFSLKKKNVLTTLRKEWVRICESWSRI, from the exons ATGGAAGAGTTTCCATCAATGATATTAAATGATGATTGTTCAGAAT ATTGGTACCTTGATCACGAACCGAATTGTTTCAAAAATCATTGTTTTAAAAGTCCACAGGTGCTTTTCATTACTTTTTATTGCATACATCATTCATATAGTGTGTccagttttttaataaattatattttttttcagaaaatggaATCGGATGGTGTACTGCAACTGTACCAACGTTTAATTGAAAACTTCGGTGTCCGATACAATCTGTTTATTGGGGATGGAGATGTAGTGCTTATGCAAATGTGGACAGAGAAAGGCCGTATGGAGCATCCTTTTTcgttaaaaaagaagaatgtgTTAACCACGTTAAGAAAAGAATGGGTACGAATTTGCGAAAGCTGGTCAAGGATATGA